One segment of Triticum aestivum cultivar Chinese Spring chromosome 2A, IWGSC CS RefSeq v2.1, whole genome shotgun sequence DNA contains the following:
- the LOC123186060 gene encoding major centromere autoantigen B, producing the protein MGDWKRKSIAGGPSPSMGDWKRRSIAGGPSPETPNEIISGALHLDFFYRPGAARVAFPIGRADQNGGQRRMAVTPPATMAPPSQAQQCQPAGTAPTGGSGLRPGGRRLRIKVRSASQLPPLPEDLAYLFTNVEFYSDDGEEAGEDEDEAMLLWSSEEEEDGETMSSGRSDEEGEEDGEDMSSGRSGEGEDLEDMSSGRSEEEGGGEAMSSGRSEEEEAGQEEMEEEAGQDEMEQEAGQEEAMLSGHNEDDQVDVDAMLYCHEAFLSQREEEEEEPEEVQAMCVRCDSLERLVTLLPCRHASYCERCFAIVDRRQGAGRLCAVCWQPYARGHPQSGGLQPKPKKSSK; encoded by the exons ATGGGCGACTGGAAGAGGAAGTCCATTGCTGGCGGACCGTCGCCGTCGATGGGCGACTGGAAAAGGAGGTCCATTGCTGGCGGACCGTCGCCGGAGACGCCCAACGAAATCATCTCCGGCGCCTTGCACCTGGATTTCTTCTACCGCCCCGGCGCCGCCCGCGTCGCCTTCCCCATCGGCAGAG CCGATCAGAACGGTGGCCAAAGGAGGATGGCGGTGACGCCGCCGGCGACCATGGCGCCACCGTCGCAGGCGCAGCAATGCCAA CCGGCTGGAACGGCGCCAACAGGAGGGAGCGGGTTGCGCCCTGGTGGCCGCCGGCTCAGAATCAAGGTCCGGTCGGCTTCTCAGCTACCTCCCCTTCCCGAGGATCTCGCCTACCTCTTCACCAACGTTGAAT TCTACAGCGATGACGGCGAGGAGGCCGGCGAGGACGAGGATGAGGCCATGTTGTTATGgagcagcgaggaggaggaggatggggagacCATGTCGTCAGGGCGCAGcgatgaggagggggaggaagatggGGAGGACATGTCGTCAGGGCGCAGCGGGGAGGGGGAGGATTTGGAGGACATGTCGTCAGGGCGCAGTGAGGAGGAGGGGGGTGGGGAGGCCATGTCGTCAGGGCgcagtgaggaggaggaggccggccaggaggagatggaggaggaggccggccaggacgAGATGGAGCaggaggccggccaggaggaggccaTGTTGTCAGGGCACAACGAGGATGATCAGGTGGACGTGGACGCCATGCTGTATTGCCATGAAGCATTTCTGTCacagagggaggaagaggaggaggagcctgaAGAAGTCCAGGCCATGTGCGTGCGATGCGACTCCCTGGAGAGGTTGGTGACGCTCTTACCGTGCAGGCACGCCTCCTACTGCGAACGCTGCTTCGCCATCGTCGACCGCCGCCAGGGAGCAGGGCGGCTGTGCGCGGTTTGCTGGCAGCCCTATGCGCGGGGGCACCCTCAGTCCGGAGGTCTGCAGCCCAAGCCGAAGAAGAGCTCCAAGTAA